Proteins encoded in a region of the Prunus persica cultivar Lovell chromosome G4, Prunus_persica_NCBIv2, whole genome shotgun sequence genome:
- the LOC18779165 gene encoding protein CUP-SHAPED COTYLEDON 2, with protein sequence MDIMSFTGHFDHGSDTHLPPGFRFHPTDEELITYYLLKKVLDSSFTGRAIAEVDLNKCEPWELPDKAKMGEKEWYFFSLRDRKYPTGLRTNRATEAGYWKATGKDREIYSSKTCALVGMKKTLVFYRGRAPKGEKSNWVMHEYRLEGKFAYHYLSRSSKDEWVISRVFQKSSGSTTNGPGSKKTRMSNGSTSSISLYPEPSSPSSVSLPPLLDSSPYQNMNTAGLTDRDSCSYDSPIPKEHVSCFSTNPNSGFNLSSSCFDLAHAQPPPQPSFGGVSAFPSLRSLQENLQLPFFFSPMSGHQPVHVGSSGGGGGSTIDLGGLSSAGSWPTPPPHQEEPRTVGPTELDCMWTYYKTECL encoded by the exons ATGGACATCATGAGCTTCACTGGTCATTTTGATCACGGCAGTGACACCCATTTGCCACCAGGCTTTCGCTTCCACCCAACTGATGAGGAACTCATCACCTACTATCTCCTCAAGAAGGTCCTTGACAGCAGCTTCACTGGCCGAGCCATTGCTGAAGTCGACCTCAACAAGTGTGAGCCATGGGAGCTCCCTG ACAAGGCAAAGATGGGGGAGAAAGAGTGGTACTTTTTCAGCCTCCGCGACCGGAAATACCCAACTGGGCTTAGAACCAACAGAGCTACCGAAGCTGGGTACTGGAAAGCTACTGGAAAAGACAGAGAGATTTACAGCTCCAAGACTTGTGCTCTTGTTGGGATGAAGAAGACCTTGGTTTTCTACCGTGGCAGAGCTCCAAAGGGTGAGAAAAGCAACTGGGTCATGCATGAGTACCGCCTTGAAGGCAAATTCGCCTACCACTATCTCTCCAGGAGCTCCAag GACGAGTGGGTCATTTCCCGGGTTTTTCAGAAGAGCAGCGGGTCGACGACTAACGGACCCGGATCCAAGAAGACCCGAATGAGCAACGGCTCCACCAGCAGTATCAGTCTCTACCCAGAACCCAGCTCGCCCTCCTCCGTCTCCCTCCCTCCGCTCCTCGACTCTTCCCCATATCAAAATATGAACACCGCCGGCCTCACCGACCGTGACAGCTGCTCTTACGACAGTCCAATCCCGAAGGAGCACGTGTCCTGTTTCTCCACCAACCCCAACAGTGGCTTCAACCTCTCTTCCTCGTGCTTTGACTTAGCTCACGCCCAGCCTCCGCCGCAGCCAAGCTTCGGTGGCGTCTCGGCTTTCCCGAGCCTCAGGTCTCTGCAGGAGAATCTCCAGCtgcccttcttcttctccccaATGTCGGGTCATCAGCCTGTCCACGTCGGCAGTTCTGGCGGTGGCGGCGGCTCAACGATCGACCTGGGTGGCTTAAGCTCTGCCGGCAGCTGGCCGACTCCACCTCCTCACCAGGAGGAGCCCAGGACCGTGGGCCCCACCGAGCTGGATTGCATGTGGACGTACTACAAGACTGAATGCCTTTGA